The Deinococcus sonorensis KR-87 genome includes a window with the following:
- a CDS encoding ABC transporter permease produces the protein MTAAAPATAPRRSQNVFWRRFRRSAPGKIGAVIVLIFLVLALLAPVLRPYDPSSDVDYRFRLAPPSISALWNAETRTRYTDAVSGRVDYFRHPFGTDNLGRDIAVRVWYGARVSLAIGFLATALALLIGSVLGLLAGFFGGPTDTVLGYVSDVMLAFPSILIAIGVATILTRLPGLYTVMLAVSIPQIPTYLRLARSVVLSIREREFVQAAGALGATSGRLMFRHVLPNSLSPLIVQGALSIATATIEAAALGFLGLGVPPPAPEWGTMLADSRDYYTSAAWTMIFPGLAILLSVLGFNLLGDGLRDVLDPRSTQ, from the coding sequence ATGACCGCAGCGGCCCCCGCCACCGCCCCCCGGCGGTCGCAGAACGTATTCTGGCGCCGCTTCCGGCGCAGCGCCCCCGGCAAGATCGGGGCGGTGATCGTGCTGATCTTTCTGGTGCTGGCGCTGCTGGCCCCGGTGCTGCGCCCCTACGACCCCAGCAGCGACGTGGACTACCGCTTCCGGCTGGCGCCGCCCAGCATCTCGGCGCTCTGGAACGCCGAGACCCGCACCCGCTACACCGACGCGGTCAGCGGCCGGGTGGACTACTTCCGCCATCCCTTCGGCACCGACAACCTGGGCCGCGACATAGCGGTGCGGGTCTGGTACGGCGCGCGGGTCAGTCTGGCCATCGGCTTCCTGGCCACCGCACTGGCGCTGCTGATCGGCAGCGTGCTGGGCCTGCTGGCCGGCTTCTTCGGCGGTCCCACCGACACGGTACTCGGTTACGTCAGTGACGTGATGCTGGCGTTTCCGAGCATCCTGATCGCCATCGGGGTGGCCACCATCCTGACCCGCCTGCCGGGCCTGTACACCGTGATGCTGGCCGTCAGCATTCCGCAGATTCCCACCTACCTGCGGCTGGCCCGCAGCGTGGTGTTGAGTATCCGCGAGCGCGAGTTCGTGCAGGCGGCCGGCGCTCTGGGCGCCACTTCCGGCCGCCTGATGTTCCGGCATGTGCTGCCCAACAGCCTGTCCCCGCTGATCGTGCAGGGCGCGCTGAGCATCGCCACCGCCACCATCGAGGCGGCCGCGCTGGGCTTCCTGGGCCTGGGCGTGCCGCCCCCGGCGCCCGAGTGGGGCACCATGCTGGCCGACAGCCGCGACTATTACACCAGCGCCGCCTGGACCATGATCTTTCCGGGGCTGGCCATCCTGCTGTCGGTGCTGGGCTTCAACCTGCTGGGCGACGGCCTGCGCGACGTGCTGGACCCCAGAAGCACCCAGTAA
- a CDS encoding ABC transporter permease → MAPYILRRLWRTLLVLIGISVVVFTFVRSIPGDPATAILGERANPESVARLTKQLGLDKPWFFNPAHPLDAQYPLYVNALLHGDLGAGIKSQIPVRDELRSRFPATAELAIGALFFALLIGLPAGILAALRRNSAWDSLATGLSLVGVSMPIFWLGLLLVWIFAVLLGWLPPSARLSTGVDLQPVTGLYVLDGLLRGQPAASWDALRHLILPAIALGSIPMAIIARITRSSLLEVLGQDYVRTARAKGVAANRVTIRHALRNALLPVVTVVGLQAGALLGGAVLTETIFSWPGLGSWLYDAISLRDYPVIQGGVIFAALIVSVVNLLVDLSYALLDPRIQYR, encoded by the coding sequence TTGGCCCCCTACATCCTGCGCCGCCTGTGGCGCACCCTGCTGGTCCTGATCGGCATCAGCGTGGTGGTGTTCACTTTCGTGCGGAGCATTCCCGGCGATCCGGCCACGGCCATTCTGGGCGAGCGCGCCAACCCGGAGTCGGTGGCGCGCCTGACCAAGCAGCTGGGTCTGGACAAACCGTGGTTCTTCAACCCGGCCCACCCGCTGGACGCCCAGTACCCGCTGTACGTGAACGCCCTGCTGCACGGCGACCTGGGCGCCGGCATCAAGTCGCAGATCCCGGTGCGCGACGAGCTGCGCAGCCGCTTCCCTGCCACCGCCGAACTGGCGATCGGGGCGCTGTTCTTTGCGCTGCTGATCGGGCTGCCGGCCGGCATTCTGGCGGCGCTGCGCCGCAACAGCGCCTGGGACAGCCTCGCCACCGGGCTGTCGCTGGTCGGGGTCAGCATGCCGATCTTCTGGCTGGGCCTGCTGCTGGTGTGGATCTTCGCGGTGCTGCTCGGCTGGCTGCCGCCCAGCGCCCGGCTGTCCACCGGGGTGGACCTGCAGCCGGTGACTGGCCTGTACGTGCTAGACGGCCTGCTGCGCGGCCAGCCGGCGGCCAGCTGGGACGCGCTGCGGCACCTGATCCTGCCGGCCATCGCGCTGGGCAGCATTCCGATGGCCATCATTGCCCGCATCACCCGCTCGTCGCTGCTGGAAGTGCTGGGGCAGGACTACGTGCGGACCGCCCGGGCCAAAGGCGTGGCGGCCAACCGGGTCACCATCCGGCACGCGCTGCGCAACGCCCTGCTGCCGGTGGTGACGGTGGTGGGCCTGCAGGCCGGCGCGCTGCTGGGCGGCGCGGTGCTGACCGAGACCATCTTCAGCTGGCCGGGCCTGGGCTCGTGGCTGTACGACGCGATCAGCCTGCGCGACTACCCGGTGATTCAGGGCGGTGTGATCTTCGCGGCCCTGATCGTGAGCGTGGTCAACCTGCTGGTGGACCTGAGCTACGCCCTGCTGGACCCGCGGATTCAGTACCGCTAG
- a CDS encoding ABC transporter substrate-binding protein, whose translation MKKLFLTALLASSMLGGAQAATLVFGNNGDPVSLEPGNITDGISLAVQRQIYDTLVDFKDGTTDPTPGLAISWKSNPDATVWTFNLRKNVKFQDGTPFNADAVVFNWTRFWDPKSPYGFRDQGRTYEIMADLLGGFKGDKTAVIKNIVKVDDSTVRFELTGGNSDFPVVIGAGYFGMASPTAIKAQGAKYGTPASTPVGTGPFSFVSWKTGDSVVLKPNMEYWGAKPKVTGLVIRSIKDPSQRLNELKAGTIDFASDLTPDSLNAVKADKNLTAVLKPSFNVGFLSLNNRNKYLANQQVRTAISMAINKKAIAEAFWNGLAVSNASFLPPVMAWANSDAVPADYKYDPAAAKKMLADAGYANGFSLDLWYMPVSRPYFPNPKDIAQAIAADLSAVGIKANLKTEDWAKYLDDRNKEPGFDMYMIGWTGDYGSPDNFYGAYYGANASDDINYNPAQLQSLLEQGRAALTRPGKAKVYAQLHELTYKAAFRIPMAHSQPLAAARTYVKGWVPSPLGSEAFNNIILVGKK comes from the coding sequence ATGAAGAAACTGTTTTTGACCGCCCTGCTGGCCAGCTCGATGCTCGGAGGCGCGCAGGCGGCCACCCTGGTGTTCGGCAACAACGGCGACCCGGTGAGCCTGGAGCCGGGCAACATCACCGACGGCATCAGCCTCGCGGTGCAGCGCCAGATCTACGACACCCTGGTGGACTTCAAGGACGGCACCACCGACCCGACCCCGGGCCTGGCCATCAGCTGGAAGAGCAACCCCGACGCCACCGTCTGGACCTTCAACCTGCGCAAGAACGTCAAGTTCCAGGACGGTACCCCCTTCAACGCCGACGCCGTGGTGTTCAACTGGACCCGCTTCTGGGACCCCAAGTCGCCGTACGGCTTCCGTGACCAGGGCCGCACTTACGAGATCATGGCCGACCTGCTGGGCGGCTTCAAGGGCGACAAGACGGCCGTCATCAAGAACATCGTCAAGGTCGACGACTCGACCGTGCGCTTCGAGCTGACCGGCGGCAACTCCGACTTCCCGGTGGTGATTGGTGCCGGGTACTTCGGCATGGCCAGCCCCACCGCCATCAAGGCGCAGGGCGCCAAGTACGGCACGCCCGCCAGCACGCCGGTCGGCACCGGCCCCTTCAGCTTCGTGAGCTGGAAGACCGGCGACAGCGTGGTGCTGAAGCCAAACATGGAGTACTGGGGCGCCAAGCCGAAGGTGACCGGACTGGTCATCCGCAGCATCAAGGACCCCTCGCAGCGCCTGAACGAGCTGAAGGCCGGCACCATCGACTTCGCCAGCGACCTCACCCCTGACAGCCTGAACGCGGTCAAGGCCGACAAGAACCTGACGGCGGTGCTGAAGCCTAGCTTCAACGTGGGCTTCCTGAGCCTCAACAACCGCAACAAGTACCTCGCCAACCAGCAGGTGCGCACCGCCATCAGCATGGCCATCAACAAGAAGGCCATCGCAGAGGCGTTCTGGAACGGTCTGGCCGTCAGCAACGCGAGCTTCCTGCCGCCGGTGATGGCCTGGGCCAACAGCGACGCCGTGCCGGCCGATTACAAGTACGACCCGGCCGCGGCCAAGAAGATGCTGGCCGACGCCGGGTACGCCAACGGCTTCAGTCTGGACCTGTGGTACATGCCGGTCAGCCGCCCGTACTTCCCGAACCCCAAGGACATCGCGCAGGCGATCGCTGCAGACCTCTCGGCGGTGGGCATCAAGGCCAACCTCAAGACCGAGGACTGGGCCAAGTACCTGGACGACCGCAACAAGGAACCCGGCTTCGACATGTACATGATCGGCTGGACCGGTGACTACGGCTCGCCCGACAACTTCTACGGTGCGTACTACGGCGCCAACGCCAGCGACGACATCAACTACAACCCCGCCCAGCTGCAGTCGCTGCTGGAGCAGGGCCGCGCCGCCCTGACCCGCCCCGGCAAGGCCAAGGTCTACGCCCAGCTGCACGAGCTGACCTACAAGGCCGCGTTCCGCATCCCGATGGCGCACAGCCAGCCGCTGGCCGCCGCCCGCACCTACGTGAAGGGCTGGGTGCCCAGCCCGCTGGGCAGCGAGGCCTTCAACAACATCATTCTGGTCGGCAAGAAGTAA
- a CDS encoding ABC transporter ATP-binding protein produces MLELQDVHTYYGHIHALKGVTMDVPDGEIVALIGGNGAGKTTTLRTVSGMQRHKSGSVRLKGQDIAGLRPDQIMRLGMSHVPEGRRIFPQLTVRENLELGAYTLSDRKVIEQRVQEGFELFPRLRERMSQLGGTLSGGEQQMLAIARALMVDPTLLLLDEPSMGLSPKFVEAIFDIVERLNRERGTTILLVEQNASMALAVAKRAYVLQTGEIRLSGDAGVIAQDESVRKAYLGED; encoded by the coding sequence GTGCTTGAGCTGCAGGACGTACACACCTATTACGGGCACATCCACGCGCTCAAGGGCGTCACGATGGACGTGCCGGACGGCGAGATCGTGGCGCTGATCGGCGGCAACGGAGCCGGCAAGACCACCACCCTGCGCACCGTCAGCGGCATGCAGCGGCACAAGAGCGGCAGCGTGCGGCTGAAGGGCCAGGACATCGCGGGCCTGCGCCCGGACCAGATCATGCGTCTGGGCATGAGCCACGTGCCGGAAGGTCGGCGCATCTTTCCGCAGCTGACGGTGCGCGAGAACCTGGAGCTGGGCGCCTACACGCTCAGCGACCGCAAGGTGATCGAGCAGCGGGTGCAGGAGGGCTTCGAGCTGTTTCCGCGCCTGCGCGAGCGCATGTCGCAGCTGGGCGGCACCCTCTCGGGCGGCGAGCAGCAGATGCTGGCCATCGCACGCGCGCTGATGGTGGACCCCACCCTGCTGCTGCTGGACGAACCCTCAATGGGGCTGTCGCCCAAGTTCGTGGAAGCGATCTTCGACATCGTGGAGCGGCTCAACCGTGAGCGCGGCACCACCATCCTGCTGGTGGAGCAGAACGCCAGCATGGCGCTGGCGGTGGCAAAACGCGCCTACGTGCTGCAGACCGGCGAGATCCGGCTCAGCGGCGACGCCGGCGTGATCGCTCAGGACGAGAGCGTCCGCAAGGCTTACCTCGGCGAGGACTGA